Proteins found in one Magnetofaba australis IT-1 genomic segment:
- the mshL gene encoding pilus (MSHA type) biogenesis protein MshL: MKSHHSLLSVSLVALSLTLVGCQTVSEPKPESGEAALEKAHQSMMKDSESFAAKQAALSKDMSVILGTPPDRDIHKLFVEESENFRARQDELFRDLNKSEYVPPVIEPVPPTHNPLQDINVSLEMDKEDVRHVLQALAKMTDMNLLIHPRVLKDPPYISVSFRNVDAATVFKEILELADLHGVIQDNVLRVDLYQEATLDLGFLETQITSSFSVGGDVLGSANAGDASGGQLTGSFNLNGQAGSVTNPYDAIETVVTNVMSTSGDTGGGQSVSVNRMTGTMFLRARPSAVRNITKLVDRYKEVLGRQVLIETRVMEVTLSDQYRAGVDWYFLRNNLATSRGVSMTIPQPWETATTVGTTTQVADTDLNFGSKGQINSEVNFASLSIPAITSNPAGLALAIGGKYGLAAVDLLKQFGDVQVLSNPSVRARHGMPAMISVGTSKAYVSETTVTTTGGTTTTTDYEVTTNTVFDGLMIGVVPFIRDDGKIQLTINPIKSDVSAASLELTTIGTTQLSLPQVDLKEMSTVLEVNNKDTVLLGGLIDKYKATTKTGVPVLSELPIIGRAFSTDSESESTRELVIMIRATIL, encoded by the coding sequence ATGAAGTCGCACCACTCCCTGCTCAGCGTCAGCCTCGTGGCGTTGTCGCTCACGTTAGTCGGTTGTCAAACCGTCTCCGAGCCTAAGCCCGAGAGCGGAGAGGCCGCGCTGGAGAAGGCGCACCAGTCCATGATGAAAGACTCCGAGTCTTTCGCCGCCAAACAGGCGGCTTTGAGCAAGGATATGAGCGTGATCCTGGGCACGCCGCCTGATCGCGATATCCACAAACTGTTTGTGGAGGAGTCGGAAAACTTTCGCGCGCGTCAGGATGAACTGTTCCGTGACCTGAACAAGTCCGAATACGTGCCGCCCGTCATCGAACCGGTGCCGCCCACGCACAACCCGTTGCAGGATATCAACGTCTCCTTGGAAATGGATAAGGAGGATGTGCGTCACGTGCTGCAGGCGTTGGCCAAAATGACCGACATGAACCTGCTGATCCACCCGCGCGTGCTGAAGGACCCTCCGTACATCTCCGTGAGCTTCCGCAATGTGGACGCCGCCACCGTGTTTAAGGAGATCCTGGAGCTGGCGGACCTGCACGGCGTCATTCAAGACAATGTTCTGCGCGTGGATCTGTATCAGGAGGCGACCCTGGACCTGGGCTTCCTGGAGACGCAAATCACCTCAAGTTTCTCTGTTGGCGGCGACGTTCTGGGCTCAGCCAACGCTGGCGACGCCTCTGGCGGACAGCTGACCGGCTCCTTCAACTTGAACGGTCAAGCCGGCAGCGTCACCAACCCCTATGACGCCATCGAAACCGTCGTAACCAACGTGATGAGCACATCCGGGGATACTGGCGGCGGACAGAGCGTCTCCGTTAATCGCATGACCGGCACCATGTTCCTGCGCGCCCGCCCCTCGGCGGTGCGCAATATCACCAAGCTGGTGGACCGCTATAAAGAGGTGCTGGGGCGTCAGGTGCTGATCGAAACCCGCGTCATGGAAGTGACGTTGAGCGATCAATATCGCGCCGGTGTGGACTGGTACTTCCTGCGCAACAATCTGGCGACATCCCGCGGGGTCTCCATGACGATCCCGCAGCCTTGGGAGACCGCCACGACGGTGGGAACCACCACGCAGGTCGCGGATACCGATCTGAACTTCGGCTCCAAGGGCCAAATCAACTCGGAAGTCAATTTCGCCTCGCTCTCTATCCCGGCCATCACCTCCAATCCTGCTGGTCTGGCTCTGGCCATTGGCGGCAAGTATGGTCTGGCCGCCGTGGATCTGCTCAAGCAATTCGGCGACGTTCAGGTTCTGTCGAACCCGTCGGTGCGCGCCCGTCATGGCATGCCCGCCATGATCAGTGTGGGCACCAGTAAAGCCTATGTGTCGGAAACCACGGTGACCACTACTGGCGGAACCACCACCACCACCGACTATGAGGTCACCACCAACACGGTGTTTGATGGTCTGATGATCGGCGTGGTGCCCTTCATTCGCGACGATGGCAAGATCCAATTGACCATCAATCCTATCAAGTCCGACGTCAGCGCCGCCAGCTTGGAGTTGACCACCATCGGCACTACCCAGTTGTCCCTGCCGCAGGTGGATCTGAAAGAGATGAGCACTGTGCTGGAGGTCAACAATAAGGACACCGTGCTGCTGGGCGGCTTGATCGACAAGTATAAGGCCACCACCAAGACCGGCGTGCCGGTGTTGTCTGAGCTTCCCATCATCGGGCGGGCGTTCTCCACCGATTCCGAGTCTGAGAGTACGCGCGAATTGGTCATTATGATCCGCGCGACGATTCTCTGA
- a CDS encoding hemolysin family protein produces MDLMLLLPIGGLLVLLALSGFFSSSETALFSLDAIQLERMKQAGHPRLALIRRLLGEPRRLIVTILIGNELVNVAASNISASLVMRVTGDPDNWWVNICIMLPLLLLLGEITPKTLAVRDSERIASLVCRPIDWFSRLIGPLRYLVRAVSDLLITMLVGDRRSQGNIVTEDLVRTLAEEAAESGALQETEKEYIHNIIEFGNQTVEEVMTPRSNMASLNIDASFEEALTLLREERASRVPVYGEEPDEVVGVLYYRDLMGADLSGYEGVECLRGLLRKPFLVPESKPVVDLFHDFRERKLTFALVLDEYGGITGLVTMEDLLASIFGESYDPEDPDHDASAEALDEDCFRLDGNLDVEQANALLGATFDTEVADTMAGLLLHTHGELPNEGEIIQMDTWCFQVTRLEGNRIEEALAARAEEGADPESCRELLEQVAEADGAPIRSLHSDPYCEVVESAPTAESGENTTAGEESDADAESDPPPQSAASPEDATLVESTQPHDAKREG; encoded by the coding sequence ATGGACTTAATGCTTCTGCTCCCCATCGGGGGGCTGCTGGTTTTGCTGGCGCTGTCGGGCTTCTTCTCCAGCTCCGAGACCGCGCTGTTCTCCCTGGATGCGATCCAACTGGAGCGCATGAAGCAGGCCGGTCATCCGCGCTTGGCGCTGATCCGGCGTCTGCTGGGGGAGCCGCGCCGCCTCATCGTCACTATCCTCATCGGCAACGAGTTGGTCAACGTCGCCGCCTCCAACATCTCCGCCTCCCTGGTGATGCGCGTCACCGGCGACCCCGACAACTGGTGGGTCAATATCTGCATCATGCTGCCGCTGCTGCTGCTGTTGGGGGAGATTACGCCCAAGACCCTGGCGGTGCGCGACAGCGAGAGGATCGCCTCTTTGGTGTGTCGCCCCATCGACTGGTTTTCGCGCCTGATTGGGCCGCTGCGCTATCTGGTGCGCGCAGTCTCCGACCTGCTGATCACCATGCTGGTGGGCGATCGTCGCTCCCAGGGCAACATCGTCACCGAGGATCTGGTGCGCACCCTGGCCGAAGAGGCCGCCGAGTCCGGCGCCCTGCAGGAGACGGAAAAAGAGTACATCCATAACATCATCGAGTTTGGCAATCAGACCGTCGAAGAGGTGATGACGCCGCGCTCGAATATGGCCTCGCTGAATATCGACGCCAGTTTTGAGGAGGCGCTGACTCTGCTGCGCGAGGAGCGCGCCAGCCGCGTGCCGGTGTATGGCGAGGAGCCCGACGAAGTGGTGGGGGTGCTCTACTACCGCGACCTGATGGGGGCGGACCTGTCCGGCTATGAGGGCGTCGAGTGTCTGCGCGGATTGCTGCGCAAACCGTTCCTGGTGCCGGAAAGCAAGCCAGTGGTGGATCTGTTTCACGACTTCCGCGAACGCAAGCTCACTTTTGCCCTGGTGCTGGACGAATATGGCGGCATCACCGGCTTGGTGACCATGGAGGATCTGCTGGCGTCAATCTTTGGCGAAAGCTACGACCCCGAGGATCCCGATCACGACGCCAGCGCCGAGGCGTTGGATGAGGACTGCTTCCGTCTGGACGGCAACTTGGATGTGGAGCAGGCTAATGCGCTACTGGGCGCCACCTTCGACACCGAAGTGGCCGACACCATGGCCGGGCTGCTGCTGCACACCCATGGCGAACTGCCCAACGAGGGCGAGATCATCCAGATGGACACCTGGTGCTTCCAGGTGACGCGGCTGGAGGGCAATCGCATTGAAGAGGCGCTGGCCGCCCGCGCCGAAGAGGGCGCCGACCCCGAGAGCTGCCGCGAGCTGCTTGAACAGGTGGCGGAAGCCGATGGCGCCCCGATCCGCAGTCTGCATAGCGACCCCTATTGCGAGGTGGTCGAGAGCGCGCCCACTGCGGAATCCGGCGAGAATACGACTGCTGGCGAGGAGTCTGACGCCGATGCGGAATCCGATCCGCCCCCGCAGAGCGCGGCGTCCCCAGAGGACGCGACGCTGGTGGAGTCGACTCAGCCCCATGACGCCAAGCGGGAGGGGTGA
- the rnc gene encoding ribonuclease III: MTAQRPAHGHLPEEGRIQERLGYAFRDLKLLKLALTHRSWPPPEPKPGSEPEANPHNERLEFLGDSVLSLIISQALYDRFADAPEGTLSQVRAALVNTKSLSRMAQELGLGDFIRMGRGEALSGGRKKSSILGNGLEAMIGAIFLDGGFGAAERVVLALFAARLDGVDPEQHGRDWKSMLQERLQGQGLPLPQYSVEAVSGPDHERTFSLRCDVAGAQPGYGLGRSKRAAEQAAARQVFEQLNATDQEGDGDDNA, from the coding sequence ATGACCGCACAACGACCGGCCCATGGCCACCTGCCTGAAGAGGGGCGCATTCAGGAGCGGTTGGGGTACGCCTTCAGGGATCTCAAACTGCTCAAATTGGCCCTGACGCACCGTTCGTGGCCGCCGCCGGAGCCCAAACCGGGCAGTGAGCCGGAGGCCAACCCGCATAACGAACGCCTGGAGTTTCTGGGCGATTCGGTGCTGAGTCTGATCATCTCCCAAGCCCTCTATGACCGCTTTGCCGACGCCCCCGAGGGGACTCTCTCGCAGGTGCGCGCGGCGCTGGTCAACACCAAGTCCTTATCGCGCATGGCGCAGGAGTTGGGGCTGGGCGACTTCATCCGCATGGGGCGCGGCGAGGCGCTCTCCGGCGGGCGCAAGAAATCCTCCATTCTCGGCAATGGTTTGGAGGCGATGATCGGGGCCATCTTTCTGGATGGCGGCTTCGGCGCCGCCGAACGGGTGGTGCTGGCGCTGTTCGCCGCGCGTTTGGATGGAGTGGACCCCGAGCAACATGGCCGCGACTGGAAGTCGATGTTGCAGGAGCGTCTGCAGGGGCAGGGGCTGCCGCTGCCGCAATACAGCGTGGAAGCGGTGAGCGGGCCGGACCATGAGCGCACCTTCTCGCTGCGCTGTGATGTGGCGGGGGCGCAACCCGGGTATGGGCTGGGACGCTCCAAACGCGCCGCCGAGCAGGCCGCTGCGCGGCAGGTGTTTGAACAGTTGAACGCGACTGACCAAGAGGGTGACGGCGATGACAACGCATGA
- the era gene encoding GTPase Era encodes MTTHDAGGASDAPFRSGFVAILGRPNMGKSTFLNRVLGQKIAIVSHKPQTTRTRILGVLHRPGAQLVFLDTPGIHKTGKNRLNKAMVGAAFEACREVDAAVYFVDAQQGITPGDVEILQKLPLGGAPLYLAVNKADLLADKAALLPILDAASKCGVTFSEIAPISALEGDNVTRLVDLLADAMPEGPQYFPDDQVTDQPERFIAGEIVREKLFTHLKQELPYSVGVEVESFKEEGRVLHFHAAIVTARDTQKRIIIGAGGAMIKKIGTAARFELEKLLGCQVMLKLFVKVKKDWFDNPRLLREMGYPDELSDLGGGSDDAAS; translated from the coding sequence ATGACAACGCATGATGCAGGCGGGGCGTCCGACGCGCCGTTTCGTTCCGGTTTCGTCGCCATCCTGGGACGGCCCAATATGGGCAAATCCACCTTCCTGAACCGGGTGCTGGGGCAGAAGATCGCCATCGTCAGCCACAAGCCGCAGACCACCCGCACGCGTATTCTGGGGGTGCTGCACCGCCCCGGCGCGCAGTTGGTGTTCCTGGATACCCCGGGGATTCACAAAACCGGCAAGAACCGCTTGAATAAAGCCATGGTGGGCGCCGCCTTCGAAGCGTGCCGCGAGGTGGATGCGGCGGTCTATTTCGTCGACGCCCAGCAGGGGATCACGCCGGGCGATGTGGAAATTTTGCAGAAGCTCCCGCTGGGCGGTGCGCCGCTCTATTTGGCGGTGAACAAGGCCGACCTACTGGCCGATAAGGCGGCGCTGCTGCCGATCCTTGACGCCGCCTCCAAGTGCGGCGTGACCTTTTCCGAGATCGCCCCCATCTCCGCCCTGGAGGGGGATAATGTGACCCGCCTGGTGGATCTGCTGGCCGACGCCATGCCCGAGGGGCCGCAATACTTCCCCGACGATCAGGTCACCGATCAGCCCGAGCGCTTCATCGCCGGTGAGATCGTGCGTGAAAAGCTTTTCACCCACCTCAAGCAGGAGCTGCCCTATTCGGTGGGGGTGGAGGTGGAGTCGTTCAAGGAGGAGGGCCGTGTGCTGCACTTCCACGCCGCCATTGTCACTGCCCGCGATACGCAAAAGCGCATCATCATTGGCGCAGGCGGCGCCATGATCAAAAAGATCGGCACCGCCGCCCGCTTTGAGCTGGAGAAGCTGCTGGGGTGTCAGGTGATGCTCAAACTCTTCGTGAAGGTGAAGAAGGATTGGTTCGACAATCCGCGCCTGCTGCGCGAGATGGGCTATCCCGATGAACTGAGCGATCTGGGCGGCGGATCGGACGATGCGGCGTCGTGA
- a CDS encoding hemolysin family protein, with translation MEISQILLWMLFFLFMEAFFSGSEIGVVSADRMKLRHQAAKGSRGARLALEMLQKPEWLLSTTLVGTNIAIVSNTTLATLLAVKLFGHENSWLAILGVAPLIWVFGEIVPKSVFQQRADLYTPRVIFVLRAASFVFYPVLTVFSFLTRQLARLAGGESSKTPFTLREELDVMLQMPATDHGDVLPAEKTMIRRMFNIGEMRVRDILIPSVHVVSVPRNATCVQALSLTREHGHTRLPVFSGRVDNIIGYVSGLDLLGQPNSQPIEPFVKPIPFVPGAKPLEDLLRAFREDGGHMAAVVGEFGGCQGIITLEDILERVVGDIDDEYDTQEQSPRWVKQLGPGQFVASGRIDLGALKERVGVELPDGPYETLGGFLLERFEEIPAEGRSLQWEGVRFTVEKASDRAILEVEMSMKAPRPLKPTV, from the coding sequence ATGGAAATTTCGCAAATTCTGCTGTGGATGCTGTTCTTCCTGTTCATGGAGGCGTTCTTCTCCGGTTCCGAGATCGGCGTGGTCAGCGCCGACCGCATGAAGTTGCGCCACCAGGCCGCCAAGGGTTCACGCGGGGCGCGGCTGGCTCTGGAGATGTTGCAGAAGCCCGAATGGCTGCTCTCCACCACCCTGGTGGGAACCAATATCGCCATCGTCTCCAACACCACCCTGGCCACCTTGCTGGCGGTGAAGCTGTTCGGCCATGAGAATAGCTGGCTCGCCATTCTTGGCGTGGCCCCGCTGATCTGGGTGTTTGGCGAAATCGTGCCCAAGAGCGTATTCCAGCAGCGCGCCGACCTCTACACGCCGCGCGTGATCTTTGTGCTGCGCGCCGCCTCGTTCGTGTTCTATCCCGTGCTCACCGTGTTCAGCTTCCTCACCCGTCAACTGGCGCGTCTGGCCGGTGGCGAGAGCAGCAAAACGCCGTTCACTCTGCGCGAAGAGCTGGACGTGATGCTGCAGATGCCCGCCACCGATCATGGCGATGTGCTGCCGGCGGAGAAGACCATGATCCGCCGCATGTTCAATATCGGCGAGATGCGCGTGCGGGACATTCTGATTCCTTCGGTGCACGTGGTGTCGGTTCCGCGCAACGCCACCTGCGTGCAGGCGCTCTCTCTGACTCGTGAGCATGGCCACACCCGTCTGCCGGTGTTCTCGGGGCGGGTGGATAACATCATCGGCTATGTCAGCGGTCTGGATCTGCTGGGCCAGCCCAACAGTCAGCCCATTGAGCCGTTTGTCAAACCGATCCCCTTTGTGCCCGGCGCCAAGCCGTTGGAGGATCTGCTGCGCGCCTTCCGCGAAGATGGCGGCCACATGGCGGCGGTAGTGGGGGAGTTCGGCGGCTGTCAGGGCATCATCACGCTGGAGGATATCCTCGAGCGGGTGGTGGGCGACATCGACGACGAGTACGACACCCAGGAGCAGTCGCCGCGATGGGTCAAACAGTTGGGGCCGGGACAGTTTGTGGCCAGCGGCCGCATCGACCTGGGCGCGCTCAAGGAGCGGGTGGGGGTGGAGTTGCCCGATGGTCCTTACGAGACCCTGGGCGGCTTCCTGCTGGAGCGATTTGAGGAGATTCCCGCCGAAGGGCGCAGCCTGCAGTGGGAGGGGGTGCGCTTTACCGTAGAGAAGGCCAGCGATCGCGCCATCCTGGAAGTGGAGATGAGCATGAAAGCCCCACGCCCTCTCAAGCCCACTGTGTGA
- the lpxK gene encoding tetraacyldisaccharide 4'-kinase: MAERRALSAQWLPLLYGARAPQTAMERWGLTALGGVGALYGAVMQGRNVAYDRRWLTRYRCPAPVISVGNLTSGGVGKTPLCAWLADWLLAQGRRPALISRGHGGLCRESVCVISDGEQMVMRPPEAADEAALLARHAPRAVTLTAPKRALAMAFAVEELGADVVVLDDAFQHRAAQRDLDIVLMDARQPFGNGRILPGGVLREPVSGLRRAHLGILTRADDAAAGDRAAQNIADIAPELPVLRARHQADGWRNAQGARVSAPQRAAAFCAIARPDSFQRSLQQAGVDVLSLNAFPDHHIFTQEELMELAQRAQAQGAEALACTQKDLIKIAHPERLPLPVKALAIGMAFADAAPLERMISELLTQWA; this comes from the coding sequence ATGGCTGAACGCCGCGCCCTTTCCGCTCAGTGGCTCCCTCTCCTGTATGGCGCGCGCGCGCCGCAGACCGCGATGGAGCGTTGGGGACTCACGGCGCTTGGCGGCGTGGGCGCGCTCTATGGCGCGGTGATGCAGGGTCGCAATGTCGCCTATGACAGACGCTGGCTAACGCGCTATCGCTGTCCGGCGCCGGTGATCAGCGTGGGCAATCTCACCAGCGGCGGCGTGGGCAAAACCCCGCTGTGCGCCTGGCTGGCCGACTGGCTGCTGGCGCAGGGGCGGCGCCCGGCATTGATCAGTCGCGGCCATGGCGGACTGTGCCGCGAGTCGGTGTGCGTCATCAGCGATGGCGAGCAGATGGTGATGCGTCCGCCCGAGGCGGCGGATGAAGCGGCGCTGCTGGCGCGCCATGCGCCGCGGGCGGTCACGCTCACCGCGCCAAAACGCGCCTTGGCCATGGCGTTCGCAGTGGAGGAGTTGGGCGCGGATGTGGTGGTGCTGGATGATGCGTTTCAGCATCGCGCCGCCCAGCGGGATCTGGATATTGTCTTGATGGATGCGCGTCAGCCATTCGGCAATGGGCGCATTCTGCCCGGCGGCGTCTTGCGCGAGCCGGTCAGCGGACTGCGCCGCGCGCACCTTGGCATTCTCACCCGCGCAGACGATGCGGCGGCAGGCGATCGCGCCGCACAGAACATCGCCGACATTGCGCCGGAGCTGCCGGTGCTGCGCGCGCGCCATCAAGCCGATGGCTGGCGCAACGCCCAGGGCGCGCGCGTGAGCGCGCCGCAACGGGCGGCGGCTTTCTGCGCCATCGCCCGCCCCGACTCGTTCCAACGCTCATTGCAACAAGCGGGCGTCGATGTTCTCTCGTTGAACGCCTTCCCGGACCACCATATTTTCACGCAAGAGGAGTTGATGGAGCTGGCGCAGCGGGCGCAGGCTCAGGGCGCGGAGGCCCTGGCGTGCACGCAGAAGGACTTGATCAAGATCGCCCACCCGGAGCGATTGCCGCTGCCGGTCAAGGCGCTGGCCATTGGCATGGCGTTCGCCGACGCCGCCCCGCTGGAGAGGATGATCTCAGAGTTGCTCACACAGTGGGCTTGA
- a CDS encoding 3-deoxy-D-manno-octulosonic acid transferase, protein MLLLLITLPLWIWRFWRTPKYRGTLASRLGRDAQRLSQSFGDRPLIWLHAVSVGEAMAAQSLCAALKQRYPDHALLLSTVTKTGRQVVREKIPQADAHMFLPLDLPCITGPVARTLRPQLFIVMETELWPNLFAALGAINTPIIVVNGRLSPGSFKNYSRARWAMRAFLRPVTLMAMQSEMDAERMRAIGGDPARVRDLGNIKYDQALKQPSDADWAQLTARIGALDALGALFMAASTHPSEEAHALDAFAMLQAERPQLRLILAPRHPERCDEVAALVQEAGFDLLRLSQAQGQWRETVLLVDQVGWLTRLYKLAQAVFMGGSLIPHGGQNMLEPAAWAVPTLYGPHTSNFKGVSQQLDESGGAFRIQAPAELAPRLAELLDDAALRQRMGAAARDVVERNAGALERVMAVIEEIHPHG, encoded by the coding sequence TTGCTCCTACTCCTGATCACACTGCCGCTATGGATCTGGCGCTTCTGGCGCACGCCCAAATATCGCGGCACGTTGGCTTCGCGTCTGGGGCGGGACGCCCAGCGTCTGAGTCAATCCTTTGGCGACCGCCCGCTCATTTGGCTCCACGCCGTCTCCGTCGGCGAGGCGATGGCGGCGCAATCGCTATGCGCGGCGCTCAAGCAACGCTATCCGGATCACGCCCTGCTGCTCTCTACAGTGACCAAAACCGGTCGCCAAGTGGTGCGGGAGAAGATCCCCCAGGCTGATGCGCACATGTTCCTGCCGCTGGACCTGCCATGTATCACCGGCCCGGTTGCGCGCACCCTGCGCCCCCAGCTCTTCATCGTCATGGAGACCGAGCTGTGGCCCAACCTGTTTGCCGCCCTGGGCGCCATCAACACACCCATTATCGTGGTGAATGGACGCCTCTCCCCCGGCTCGTTCAAAAACTATTCCCGCGCCCGCTGGGCCATGCGCGCCTTTCTGCGTCCGGTCACCCTCATGGCGATGCAGTCGGAGATGGACGCCGAACGCATGCGCGCCATCGGCGGCGATCCCGCCCGCGTGCGCGATTTGGGCAATATCAAATATGACCAGGCGCTCAAACAGCCCAGTGACGCCGATTGGGCGCAACTGACCGCGCGCATCGGCGCATTGGACGCGCTCGGAGCGCTGTTCATGGCCGCCAGCACCCACCCCAGCGAGGAGGCCCACGCGCTGGACGCCTTCGCCATGCTGCAGGCTGAACGCCCGCAACTGCGCCTGATCCTGGCGCCGCGCCACCCGGAGCGCTGCGACGAGGTCGCCGCCCTGGTTCAAGAGGCCGGATTTGATCTACTGCGCCTCTCCCAAGCCCAGGGCCAATGGCGGGAAACGGTGCTGCTGGTGGATCAAGTGGGCTGGCTGACGCGCCTCTACAAACTCGCTCAAGCGGTCTTTATGGGCGGCAGTCTGATCCCCCATGGCGGGCAGAACATGCTGGAGCCCGCCGCCTGGGCCGTTCCCACTTTATACGGCCCTCACACCAGCAACTTCAAGGGCGTTTCCCAACAACTGGATGAATCCGGCGGCGCTTTTCGCATTCAGGCCCCCGCTGAGTTGGCGCCCCGCTTGGCCGAACTCCTGGACGACGCCGCGCTGCGTCAGCGCATGGGCGCGGCTGCCCGCGACGTGGTGGAGCGCAACGCCGGCGCGCTGGAGCGCGTCATGGCCGTCATTGAGGAGATCCACCCCCATGGCTGA
- the recO gene encoding DNA repair protein RecO: MRRRDAAYVLRRVPFRDNSLILTLFTRNGGVQACMARGARGRLKGARGALAGYHRLTVFLSARRAEALATLQQAEIDAARHRLWRDARAGAAAQVMLEQVWRQVGEGDPHPRLFDDLDMALARLDAGVDPLTVLAIWQGRLLRALGFGWRADRCVGCGAEASLAFFSLKRNQTVCQSCGAPYADRLLQLDPGAQLLMRNLPWPLAPEAHAGDDVAPSGIGLAAQNLYDVGALLLQRHGRRPTRARGLFHDLLTAPQAAHGRAVLGPVDEESSHGG; this comes from the coding sequence ATGCGGCGTCGTGACGCCGCCTATGTGCTGCGCCGGGTTCCGTTTCGCGACAACTCGCTGATACTGACGCTGTTCACCCGTAATGGCGGGGTGCAGGCGTGCATGGCGCGCGGCGCGCGCGGTCGTTTGAAAGGGGCGCGCGGGGCGCTGGCGGGGTATCATCGCCTTACCGTGTTTTTGAGCGCGCGCCGGGCCGAGGCGCTGGCCACCCTGCAACAGGCGGAGATCGATGCGGCGCGGCACCGGCTGTGGCGCGACGCCCGCGCCGGGGCCGCCGCCCAGGTGATGCTGGAGCAGGTGTGGCGGCAGGTGGGCGAGGGCGATCCGCACCCGCGGCTGTTTGACGATCTGGATATGGCGCTGGCGCGGCTGGACGCTGGCGTCGATCCGCTGACGGTGCTGGCCATCTGGCAGGGGCGGCTGTTGCGGGCGCTGGGGTTCGGCTGGCGCGCCGACCGCTGCGTAGGCTGCGGGGCCGAGGCGTCGCTGGCGTTTTTCTCCCTCAAGCGCAACCAGACGGTGTGCCAGAGTTGCGGCGCGCCCTATGCCGATCGTCTGTTGCAACTGGATCCGGGCGCACAGTTGTTGATGCGCAATCTGCCCTGGCCGCTGGCGCCCGAGGCGCACGCGGGCGATGACGTAGCCCCGTCGGGGATTGGCTTGGCGGCGCAAAATCTTTATGATGTCGGCGCGCTGCTGCTGCAGCGTCATGGGCGACGGCCCACCCGCGCGCGGGGCCTGTTTCACGATCTGCTCACCGCTCCGCAGGCTGCGCACGGGCGCGCTGTGTTGGGGCCGGTGGACGAGGAGAGTTCACATGGTGGATAA
- a CDS encoding tetratricopeptide repeat protein translates to MEAAQSRIEQDLQQQDVAAQQRQAMSQETAPAKRVEPPAPVSKSIQSTLAHSSPPLSQHARVAPTPRHTPKPPEQRQAASSQEKRERRVAQNSVSQRQPTRSASRDNETAEIARKVEINRRDSAQLARQLRAAMAQGNGPVVEKLLTQLRQTRGPDHPFLLKSEAFWAIKQKHYPAAEASLKRILAKTPDDLEAGVNLAIVEMRTKRMEQAKERLSNLQRAYPDNAQVRSMMRYFR, encoded by the coding sequence ATGGAAGCGGCGCAATCGCGCATCGAACAGGATCTCCAGCAGCAGGATGTGGCGGCGCAACAGCGCCAGGCGATGAGCCAGGAGACCGCACCAGCTAAACGCGTTGAGCCGCCTGCTCCTGTATCAAAGAGCATTCAGTCCACCCTTGCGCATTCGTCACCTCCGCTGTCGCAACATGCACGGGTGGCGCCCACGCCGCGCCATACCCCCAAACCGCCTGAACAGCGTCAAGCGGCCTCCTCGCAAGAGAAGCGGGAGAGGCGCGTCGCGCAAAACAGCGTCTCGCAGCGTCAGCCCACCCGTTCTGCGTCGCGCGACAACGAGACTGCGGAAATCGCGCGCAAGGTGGAGATCAACCGGCGTGATAGCGCGCAGTTGGCGCGGCAGTTGCGCGCCGCCATGGCCCAAGGCAACGGACCAGTGGTGGAAAAACTGCTGACGCAACTGCGTCAAACGCGTGGACCCGATCATCCGTTCCTGCTCAAAAGCGAAGCGTTCTGGGCCATTAAACAGAAGCATTACCCCGCCGCCGAGGCGTCGCTCAAACGCATTTTGGCCAAAACCCCCGATGATCTGGAAGCTGGAGTCAATCTGGCCATTGTGGAGATGCGCACCAAGCGCATGGAGCAGGCCAAAGAGCGTTTGAGCAATCTTCAACGGGCGTATCCTGATAACGCCCAAGTGCGCAGCATGATGCGCTACTTCCGATGA
- a CDS encoding Trm112 family protein, which produces MDKELLTILVCPNCKGALEYDKNAQELICRVDQLAYPIRDDIPVMIVDEARSLEDNATS; this is translated from the coding sequence GTGGATAAAGAGCTGTTGACGATTCTGGTGTGTCCCAACTGCAAAGGGGCGCTGGAGTACGATAAAAATGCTCAAGAGTTGATCTGCCGGGTCGATCAGTTGGCCTATCCCATTCGCGACGACATCCCGGTGATGATCGTCGACGAGGCGCGCTCGTTGGAGGACAACGCAACCTCATGA